One stretch of Jiangella gansuensis DSM 44835 DNA includes these proteins:
- a CDS encoding VOC family protein, which translates to MTIQLRGFCTLNFYADDMGAARRWYTEVLGTEPYFEAVDPTSGRVGYYEWRIGDHQDEFGIINRAWAPAGEPTGPGRPGGAVMNWHVDDLDGTLERLLEHGATVHQPRVDRTHGFANASVVDPFGNVLGLMYNPHWKALADGTDGTDGTDGTDGAGA; encoded by the coding sequence ATGACCATCCAGCTGCGCGGCTTCTGCACCCTGAACTTCTATGCCGACGACATGGGCGCCGCGCGGCGGTGGTACACCGAGGTGCTCGGCACGGAGCCGTACTTCGAGGCCGTCGACCCCACGTCGGGCCGGGTCGGCTACTACGAGTGGCGCATCGGCGACCACCAGGACGAGTTCGGGATCATCAACCGGGCCTGGGCTCCGGCCGGCGAGCCCACCGGGCCCGGGCGCCCCGGCGGCGCGGTCATGAACTGGCATGTCGACGACCTGGACGGCACACTGGAGCGCCTTCTGGAGCACGGCGCCACCGTGCACCAGCCGCGCGTCGACCGCACCCACGGCTTCGCGAACGCGTCGGTCGTCGACCCGTTCGGCAACGTCCTGGGTCTCATGTACAACCCGCACTGGAAGGCGTTGGCGGACGGAACCGACGGGACCGACGGGACCGACGGGACCGACGGAGCCGGCGCGTGA
- a CDS encoding YdeI/OmpD-associated family protein — MSAPADPEVLVFDDAAGWERWLDEHHATSGGVFVRIAKKGAPQPSLTIREALEAALCFGWIDSVRRGLDEHHYLQRYSPRRAGSAWSKVNVEMVAALTEAGRMRPSGLAQVEAARADGRWDAAYAPQREATVPLELAADPDAAAAFEALGRSARYAVLLPVLKARTPQTKAARAAQAVAVLRGGRPRER, encoded by the coding sequence GTGAGCGCCCCGGCCGACCCCGAGGTCCTGGTGTTCGACGACGCCGCCGGCTGGGAGCGGTGGCTGGACGAGCACCATGCGACCAGCGGCGGGGTCTTCGTCCGGATCGCCAAGAAGGGCGCGCCGCAGCCGTCGCTGACCATCCGCGAGGCGTTGGAGGCCGCATTGTGCTTCGGCTGGATCGACAGCGTGCGCCGCGGGCTGGACGAACACCACTACCTGCAGCGGTACTCGCCGCGCCGGGCCGGCAGCGCCTGGTCCAAGGTCAACGTCGAGATGGTCGCGGCGCTGACCGAGGCCGGGCGGATGCGCCCGTCGGGGCTGGCCCAGGTCGAGGCGGCCCGCGCCGACGGACGCTGGGACGCCGCCTACGCCCCGCAGCGCGAGGCGACCGTGCCGCTGGAGCTGGCAGCCGACCCGGACGCCGCGGCAGCCTTCGAGGCGCTGGGCCGGTCAGCCCGCTACGCCGTGCTGTTGCCCGTGCTCAAGGCGCGGACGCCGCAGACCAAGGCTGCCCGGGCCGCCCAGGCGGTCGCGGTACTGCGCGGCGGCCGCCCGCGGGAGCGATAA
- a CDS encoding DUF948 domain-containing protein, which yields MSVGEIAGLLAAVAFVALVGLLAVPILKLGRTVDEFTRVVQDIRSEHVAKTSTTVDETNELLASTNAQLQRIDAITSNAQTVTTNVAAMSSLFAATLGGPLVRTAAFTYGVRRALAARRDGGGRGRRFRRGGGA from the coding sequence ATGTCCGTAGGCGAGATCGCAGGGTTGCTGGCCGCCGTCGCCTTCGTGGCGCTGGTCGGTTTACTCGCCGTGCCGATCCTGAAGCTGGGCCGGACGGTGGACGAGTTCACCCGCGTCGTCCAGGACATCCGCTCCGAGCACGTCGCGAAGACCTCCACCACCGTCGACGAGACCAACGAGCTGCTGGCCTCCACGAACGCGCAGTTGCAGCGGATCGACGCCATCACGTCGAACGCGCAGACCGTCACCACCAACGTCGCGGCCATGTCGTCGCTGTTCGCCGCCACACTGGGCGGCCCGCTGGTGCGTACGGCCGCGTTCACCTACGGGGTGCGGCGGGCGCTGGCCGCGCGCCGCGACGGCGGGGGGCGCGGCCGGCGCTTCCGGCGGGGGGGCGGGGCATGA
- a CDS encoding helix-turn-helix transcriptional regulator — protein sequence MLDTSVRLLKLLSLLQVRREWSGADLASRLEVTTRTVRNDIERLRIMGYEVESTTGPAGGYRLGAGSALPPLLLDDDEAVAVVLGLRAAAAGSVTGIEETSLRALAKLERTLPSRLRHRLDALRSATASAAGVGARVDAATLTEIAAAAHRHERLRFDYVGHEGASSVRTVEPHQLVYTGRRWYLLAWDVGRGDWRTFRADRIRPRIPTGPRFEPRQPPGGDAVAHVLRGVGSQAYRHQARVRLDAPVEVVTDKITAMGGLVTVLDDGSCLLQTGGDSWHDLAGYLGSLGVGFEVLDPPELRTHLRELSERYAAASAPPQGERTG from the coding sequence ATGTTGGACACCTCGGTGCGGCTGCTGAAGCTGCTGTCACTACTGCAGGTCAGGCGGGAGTGGTCGGGCGCGGACCTGGCCTCGCGGCTGGAGGTCACGACGCGCACCGTCCGCAACGACATCGAGCGGCTGCGAATCATGGGCTACGAGGTCGAGTCGACCACCGGGCCGGCCGGCGGTTACCGGCTGGGCGCTGGATCGGCGTTGCCGCCGCTGCTGCTGGACGACGACGAAGCCGTCGCCGTCGTCCTCGGGTTGCGGGCGGCGGCGGCCGGGTCCGTCACGGGCATCGAGGAGACGTCGCTGCGGGCGCTGGCCAAGCTGGAGCGGACGTTGCCGTCGCGGCTGCGGCACCGGCTCGACGCGCTGCGGTCGGCGACGGCGTCCGCGGCGGGCGTCGGCGCCAGGGTCGACGCAGCGACGCTGACCGAGATCGCGGCGGCAGCGCACCGGCACGAGCGGCTGCGGTTCGACTACGTCGGCCACGAGGGCGCGTCGTCGGTGCGCACGGTGGAGCCGCACCAGCTCGTCTACACCGGCCGGCGGTGGTACCTGCTCGCGTGGGATGTGGGCCGCGGCGACTGGCGCACCTTCCGCGCGGACCGGATCCGCCCCCGGATCCCCACCGGGCCGCGCTTCGAACCCCGGCAGCCACCCGGCGGGGACGCCGTCGCGCACGTGCTGCGGGGCGTCGGCTCGCAGGCATATCGCCACCAGGCCCGGGTCCGGCTGGACGCACCGGTCGAGGTGGTCACCGACAAGATCACCGCGATGGGCGGGCTGGTCACCGTCCTCGACGACGGCAGCTGTCTCCTGCAGACCGGCGGCGACTCCTGGCACGACCTCGCCGGCTACCTGGGCAGCCTGGGCGTCGGATTCGAGGTGCTCGACCCGCCGGAGCTGCGCACCCACCTGCGGGAGCTCTCCGAGCGCTACGCCGCGGCGTCGGCCCCTCCCCAGGGCGAGCGGACCGGCTGA